A section of the Mesorhizobium loti genome encodes:
- a CDS encoding aconitase X swivel domain-containing protein, translating to MTRSAASGVAEWPGAFQLAGEAEGLALVFSQALSFWGGIDAETGEIIDHSHPGLGQNVAGKILVMPGGRGSSSSSSVLAEAIRRGTAPAGIVLERPDPILAVGAIVAEFLYDIHMPLVVCEIAEIVSGDGIAIAIGPDGEAIVSRV from the coding sequence ATGACGCGATCGGCTGCAAGTGGAGTTGCCGAATGGCCGGGCGCTTTCCAACTCGCCGGCGAGGCCGAAGGCCTGGCTTTGGTGTTTTCGCAGGCGCTCAGTTTCTGGGGCGGCATCGACGCCGAGACCGGCGAGATCATCGATCACTCGCATCCTGGCCTTGGCCAGAACGTGGCCGGCAAGATCCTGGTCATGCCGGGCGGGCGGGGGTCGTCGTCCTCCTCCTCGGTGCTAGCCGAAGCGATCCGTCGTGGCACGGCGCCGGCCGGCATTGTTCTGGAGCGGCCGGACCCGATCCTGGCGGTTGGCGCGATCGTGGCGGAGTTTCTCTACGATATCCATATGCCGCTGGTGGTGTGTGAAATAGCTGAGATTGTTTCTGGTGACGGGATTGCTATCGCTATCGGGCCGGATGGCGAGGCGATCGTCAGCAGGGTCTGA
- a CDS encoding siderophore-interacting protein: protein MSEASVRELACEARLNLRRLPDYMDSISDRLRSFEADALHHGRRIDFRFAFGGASIDMEQLVMRANAPDRDGLARIKDLLATAVQVYAREENPEIVWTGDLSGETCLAQFREMTVREVRDLTPHMRRIRLAGQDLGRFAKFGGMHIRMLFPTREVPDPLWPMLGDNGLPVWPADDRRPVARVYTIRALDVARGIMDVDFLVHPGDSVGSAWAMQAAAGMKVGIMGPVGRPVRQAQWYIMGSDETGLPALARLLETLPAQTRGVAFVEIADEHEKQKIDNATGIELHWLTRDGVPAGEDKLLAEAVRSVAWPQDGSTFGWFAAEAGAARIVREYWRDTLGLGRDRTLAAAYWRRGAAGLMAG from the coding sequence ATGAGCGAAGCATCGGTGCGTGAACTTGCCTGCGAGGCGCGGCTCAACCTGCGGCGCCTGCCGGACTACATGGACAGCATCAGCGACAGGCTGCGGAGCTTCGAGGCCGATGCCTTGCATCATGGCCGGCGCATCGATTTCCGCTTTGCCTTTGGCGGTGCCTCCATCGACATGGAGCAGTTGGTGATGCGGGCCAACGCGCCCGACCGCGACGGGCTCGCCCGCATCAAGGACCTGCTCGCCACGGCGGTCCAGGTCTACGCCAGGGAGGAAAACCCGGAGATCGTCTGGACCGGCGATCTCTCTGGCGAAACCTGCCTCGCCCAGTTCCGCGAGATGACGGTAAGAGAGGTTCGTGACCTCACCCCGCATATGCGCCGCATCCGTCTTGCAGGCCAGGACCTCGGTCGTTTCGCCAAGTTCGGCGGCATGCATATCCGCATGCTGTTCCCAACCAGGGAAGTGCCCGATCCGCTGTGGCCGATGCTCGGTGACAATGGCCTGCCGGTCTGGCCCGCTGACGACCGGCGCCCGGTGGCGCGCGTCTACACCATCCGCGCCCTCGACGTCGCCAGGGGCATCATGGATGTCGATTTCCTCGTCCATCCCGGTGACAGCGTCGGCTCCGCCTGGGCCATGCAGGCGGCGGCCGGGATGAAGGTCGGCATCATGGGACCGGTCGGCCGTCCGGTGCGGCAGGCTCAGTGGTATATCATGGGATCAGACGAAACCGGTCTTCCCGCGCTGGCGCGGCTGCTGGAAACGCTGCCGGCGCAAACCAGGGGCGTCGCCTTTGTCGAAATCGCCGACGAGCACGAGAAGCAGAAGATCGACAACGCCACGGGGATCGAACTGCACTGGCTGACAAGGGACGGCGTGCCGGCGGGCGAGGACAAGCTGCTGGCCGAGGCCGTTCGCTCGGTGGCATGGCCACAGGACGGCTCGACCTTCGGCTGGTTCGCGGCGGAAGCCGGTGCCGCCAGGATCGTGCGCGAATATTGGCGCGACACGCTGGGGTTGGGCCGGGACCGGACGCTGGCAGCGGCCTATTGGCGGCGCGGGGCCGCAGGGTTGATGGCCGGGTGA
- a CDS encoding ABC transporter ATP-binding protein, whose translation MAGVQVANVSRSFGAHKALDNVSIDFADGGFYALLGPSGSGKTTLLRQIAGFDFPDSGRISIGGESVERVPVEKRRIGMVFQNYALFPNMSVADNVAFGLSVRGEAKAVIATEVQRALDLVQLGKLGGRRPHQLSGGQRQRVALARAIVTKPRVLLLDEPLGALDKALRVDMQIELKRIQREIGITTIFVTHDQEEALTMSDRIGILRDGRLVQEGPPEEIYDRPKSEFAATFLGDANIFRGDSTGNGIRLPDGTAIAAGVGATLAAGAKASCAVRPERIRIATDGGASDAANANMLKGQVSKRIFAGNNSTYFVERAGQTLKVIVQNTGAERLAEGQDVVLRWSPESTVLIAAS comes from the coding sequence ATGGCTGGCGTCCAGGTCGCGAACGTCTCCCGCAGCTTCGGCGCGCACAAGGCGCTGGACAATGTCTCCATCGATTTCGCCGATGGCGGCTTCTACGCGCTGCTCGGACCATCGGGCAGCGGCAAGACCACGCTGCTCAGGCAAATCGCCGGTTTCGATTTTCCCGACAGCGGCCGTATTTCCATCGGCGGCGAGAGCGTCGAGCGCGTGCCGGTCGAAAAGCGCCGCATCGGCATGGTGTTCCAGAACTACGCGCTGTTTCCCAATATGAGCGTCGCCGACAATGTCGCCTTCGGCCTGTCGGTGCGCGGTGAGGCCAAGGCGGTGATTGCCACCGAAGTGCAGCGCGCGCTCGACCTCGTGCAACTCGGCAAGCTCGGCGGCCGCCGCCCGCACCAGCTTTCCGGCGGCCAGCGCCAGCGTGTCGCGCTTGCCCGCGCCATCGTCACCAAGCCGCGTGTGCTTCTGCTGGACGAGCCATTGGGCGCGCTCGACAAGGCGCTGCGCGTCGACATGCAGATTGAGCTGAAGCGTATCCAGCGCGAGATCGGCATCACCACCATCTTCGTCACCCACGACCAGGAAGAAGCGCTGACAATGAGCGACCGCATCGGCATATTGCGCGACGGCCGCCTGGTACAGGAGGGGCCGCCGGAGGAAATCTACGACCGGCCGAAAAGCGAGTTCGCCGCCACCTTCCTCGGCGACGCAAACATCTTTCGCGGCGACTCGACCGGCAACGGCATCCGGCTGCCGGACGGCACGGCGATCGCCGCCGGCGTGGGCGCAACGCTTGCCGCCGGCGCCAAGGCGAGCTGCGCCGTGCGGCCCGAGCGAATTCGCATTGCCACGGATGGCGGGGCGTCCGATGCGGCCAATGCGAACATGCTGAAGGGTCAGGTCTCCAAGCGCATCTTCGCCGGCAACAACAGCACCTACTTTGTCGAGCGCGCCGGCCAGACGTTGAAGGTCATCGTGCAGAACACCGGCGCTGAGAGGCTGGCGGAGGGTCAGGATGTGGTGCTGCGCTGGTCGCCGGAAAGCACGGTGCTGATCGCGGCGAGCTGA
- a CDS encoding 4Fe-4S dicluster domain-containing protein, whose translation MIEIVSATRCIECDICVKVCPTNVFDATDNGAPIIARQDDCQTCFLCEIYCPTDALYVAEFAEGPTGISEAEVEGRLLFGSYARALGWKRGKAGGSEFDPTHHIRVAQ comes from the coding sequence ATGATCGAGATCGTCTCCGCCACGCGCTGCATCGAGTGCGACATCTGCGTCAAGGTATGCCCGACCAATGTCTTCGACGCGACCGACAACGGTGCCCCCATTATCGCGCGACAGGACGACTGCCAGACCTGCTTCCTGTGTGAGATCTATTGCCCGACCGACGCGCTTTACGTGGCCGAATTCGCCGAAGGGCCGACCGGCATCAGCGAGGCGGAAGTCGAGGGGCGGCTTCTGTTCGGCTCCTATGCTCGCGCGCTCGGCTGGAAGCGGGGCAAGGCCGGCGGCTCGGAATTCGACCCGACGCACCACATCCGCGTGGCGCAATAG
- a CDS encoding ABC transporter permease: MMTTRILEWFGRIYIFLLLAFLYLPIIIMALMSFNVSPFYQLPFEWTTEWYASLWQNDQLIAATWNSLEIAIITTLISVVLGSAASLALFRYDFRGKKVLQALLFPPIAIPWLITGTAMLIFFFGVGIGRGLFAILLGHVALALPYVIVVVSARLQTFAPELEEAARSLGANQWQVTNRVTLPWIMPGVIAGGLFAFAVSFDQFVVSYFLSTPGQTTLPVEIYAAIRKGFTPEINAVSTIIIVVSMALMLLTARFFKFGGEK, from the coding sequence ATGATGACGACCCGCATCCTCGAATGGTTCGGCCGGATCTATATCTTCCTGCTGCTCGCCTTCCTCTATCTGCCGATCATCATCATGGCGTTGATGTCGTTCAACGTCTCGCCCTTTTACCAACTGCCGTTCGAGTGGACGACGGAATGGTATGCCTCGCTGTGGCAGAACGACCAGCTGATCGCGGCCACGTGGAACAGCCTGGAGATCGCAATCATCACCACGCTCATCAGCGTCGTGCTCGGCTCGGCGGCGTCGCTGGCGCTTTTTCGCTATGATTTCCGCGGCAAGAAGGTGCTGCAGGCGCTGCTGTTTCCACCGATCGCCATTCCGTGGCTGATCACCGGCACGGCGATGCTGATCTTCTTCTTCGGCGTCGGCATCGGGCGGGGCCTGTTCGCCATCCTGCTCGGCCATGTCGCGCTGGCGCTGCCCTATGTCATCGTCGTCGTCTCGGCCCGGCTGCAGACTTTCGCGCCGGAACTGGAAGAGGCGGCACGCTCGCTCGGCGCCAACCAGTGGCAGGTGACCAATCGCGTCACGCTGCCCTGGATCATGCCGGGCGTCATCGCCGGTGGGCTGTTTGCATTTGCCGTGTCGTTCGACCAGTTCGTCGTTTCCTACTTCCTCTCGACACCCGGCCAGACGACGCTGCCGGTCGAAATCTACGCCGCGATCCGCAAAGGTTTCACGCCTGAGATCAACGCGGTCTCGACCATCATCATTGTCGTGTCCATGGCGCTCATGCTGCTCACGGCGCGCTTCTTCAAATTCGGCGGAGAGAAATAA
- a CDS encoding aconitase X, producing MTLELTAQDRSMLDGEQGPSAAAAMKILVAFSNAIGARGLLDISGAHIDGCLYHGKAGLDFVERLVEGGGRVQVPTTLNVGSFDLIHPGMVKMPAAEEVPARRLMKAHLELGCQATFTCAPYQTRFRPEFGQQIAWGESNAIVFANSVIGARTNRYGDFIDLCCAMTGRAPAWGLHLSENRRGRILFKLNIAETEPGDGLFVGVGLVIGQASGDRIPVISGLPKPRDEDQLKALGAAAATTGAVALFHAVGITPEAGTLDEALHGQAPEETNIVTRADIDDALARLSTVPDGAPLAAVSLGTPHFSHEEWMRLLPVLREAAPGKGIPIYVNTGRATLTRLQAEGALAGMEAFGLIPVADTCTYVTAILERLDGVVMTNSGKWAHYAPGNIGVTVAFADMRDCIRSAAVGHVVRSGS from the coding sequence ATGACGCTTGAACTGACCGCGCAGGACCGATCCATGCTCGACGGCGAGCAAGGCCCATCCGCGGCCGCCGCCATGAAAATCCTCGTCGCCTTTTCCAACGCGATCGGCGCGCGTGGCCTGCTCGACATTTCGGGTGCCCATATCGATGGCTGCCTCTATCACGGCAAGGCCGGGCTCGACTTCGTCGAACGGCTGGTCGAGGGCGGCGGGCGCGTGCAGGTGCCGACGACGCTCAATGTCGGCTCGTTCGATCTCATCCATCCGGGCATGGTGAAGATGCCGGCGGCCGAGGAGGTGCCGGCGCGGCGGCTGATGAAGGCGCATCTGGAACTCGGCTGCCAGGCGACCTTCACCTGTGCGCCCTATCAGACGCGCTTCCGGCCCGAATTCGGCCAGCAGATCGCCTGGGGCGAATCCAACGCCATCGTTTTCGCCAATTCGGTGATCGGCGCGCGCACCAACCGCTATGGCGATTTCATCGATCTGTGCTGCGCCATGACCGGGCGCGCGCCAGCCTGGGGCCTGCATCTGAGCGAGAACCGGCGTGGCCGCATCCTGTTCAAGTTGAACATCGCCGAGACCGAACCAGGCGACGGCCTGTTCGTCGGCGTCGGGCTGGTCATCGGTCAGGCCAGTGGCGACCGCATTCCGGTCATATCGGGGCTGCCGAAGCCACGCGACGAGGATCAGTTGAAGGCGCTGGGCGCGGCCGCCGCGACGACGGGCGCCGTGGCGCTGTTCCATGCGGTCGGCATCACGCCGGAAGCGGGGACGCTCGACGAAGCGTTGCACGGCCAGGCGCCGGAAGAGACGAACATCGTCACCCGCGCCGATATCGATGATGCGCTGGCCAGGCTGTCGACGGTGCCGGACGGAGCGCCGCTGGCGGCGGTGTCTCTGGGCACGCCGCATTTCTCGCATGAGGAATGGATGCGCCTGTTGCCGGTGCTGCGCGAGGCAGCACCCGGCAAGGGCATTCCGATCTACGTCAACACCGGGCGCGCGACGCTGACGCGGCTGCAGGCGGAAGGCGCGCTTGCCGGCATGGAAGCGTTCGGCCTGATCCCGGTCGCCGACACCTGCACCTATGTGACCGCGATTCTCGAGCGGCTCGACGGTGTGGTGATGACCAACTCCGGCAAATGGGCGCATTACGCGCCGGGCAATATCGGCGTAACCGTCGCCTTCGCCGACATGAGGGATTGCATCCGCTCCGCCGCGGTCGGGCATGTCGTGAGGAGTGGTTCATGA
- a CDS encoding heme/hemin ABC transporter substrate-binding protein translates to MQGSVGEGRRGPWFQRGRTLAMLFLALSVLAPSCGFKALAAESVVDALGRTVAPGPATRILTLGSDVTEIVHVLGAGERIIAVDRGSKYPPEVTEKPNVGYRRQLSVEGLAGLRPDLILAAEDSGPPEAVEVLKSLAIPIVFVPQDNTPEGIERKITLIAAALGLEDKGRAVSSEVLAAFKAAAELSEKIPLERRKKVVFFHGLVKLSAAGAGTSADAIIRYAGGLNPMDVVQGYKAASEEKLVEMAPDVILMMSDGKGGPTPEQVFSNRALAATPAAANKALIVLDGAYMIGFGPRTSDAIRDLAKALYPEG, encoded by the coding sequence ATGCAGGGCAGCGTAGGCGAGGGCAGGCGGGGTCCATGGTTCCAGCGGGGCAGGACCCTGGCGATGCTGTTTCTGGCGCTGTCGGTGCTGGCACCGTCCTGCGGCTTCAAGGCGCTGGCCGCCGAGAGCGTTGTCGATGCGCTGGGACGAACTGTCGCGCCGGGGCCGGCAACGAGAATCCTGACGCTTGGCTCCGATGTCACCGAGATCGTCCATGTGCTTGGCGCCGGCGAGCGCATCATCGCGGTCGACCGAGGTAGCAAATATCCGCCCGAGGTGACCGAGAAGCCCAATGTCGGCTATCGCCGCCAGCTTTCGGTGGAAGGGCTGGCGGGCCTGCGTCCCGATCTGATCCTGGCGGCCGAGGACAGCGGACCGCCGGAAGCGGTGGAGGTGCTGAAGTCGCTGGCGATCCCGATCGTCTTCGTCCCGCAGGACAACACGCCAGAAGGCATCGAACGCAAGATCACGCTGATTGCCGCCGCGCTCGGGCTCGAGGACAAGGGCAGGGCGGTTTCCTCCGAGGTGCTCGCCGCCTTCAAGGCCGCCGCCGAGCTGTCCGAGAAAATCCCGCTGGAGCGGCGCAAGAAAGTGGTGTTCTTCCATGGGCTGGTGAAGTTGAGCGCCGCCGGCGCCGGCACCTCGGCCGACGCCATCATCCGCTATGCCGGCGGCCTCAATCCGATGGATGTCGTGCAAGGCTACAAGGCCGCCTCGGAAGAGAAACTGGTGGAGATGGCGCCCGATGTGATCCTGATGATGAGCGACGGCAAGGGCGGGCCGACGCCGGAGCAGGTCTTCTCAAACCGCGCGCTGGCGGCTACGCCAGCGGCGGCCAACAAGGCGCTGATCGTGCTCGACGGCGCCTACATGATCGGCTTTGGCCCGCGTACATCGGATGCGATCCGCGACCTGGCGAAGGCGCTTTATCCGGAAGGGTGA
- a CDS encoding TonB-dependent hemoglobin/transferrin/lactoferrin family receptor, with the protein MTTTTNTTLMASTALAFVLGLCAVPFANAQEQEQEKKAAAKSDRLAPATARQSQPATMLDVITISATMIKTAVIESMAAISAVDQDELDRIQPDTAADIFRTTPGVAASMNGDDPATAINIRGLEQYGRVVVTLDGARQDYWRVGHGSGSFYVEPDLIKEATVIRGPVSNAYGSGGIGGVVSFETKDAGDFLKPQESWALSEKLGYEDNGDGFTTSTTGAYRFSDDADIIGNLIYRDRDSYTDGNGDTVPWTGERVTSGYLKTTLRPADGHELKLGAILQRYNDQITGSSGSTSPTLSRYDTNTTNQTYTAAYTWKPDDNDLIDLSANAYHNRTRAEQTQAWPTSAIGNFRFYDVATSGFNVKNSSRFDAWGIAHTLTYGLDYYYLEASSEAAHFGAGEQQGYGGFLQWQGEYESWLQVITALRYDGYQLDGETRSVPPEQASISGDRWSPRLTVGVTPFEGLQLYGTYSEGYRAPGLQDVFRGGGAHGGADSYRPNLLLQPETAKNWEAGINVKYDDVLTAGDRLRAKVNVFRTDVEDYIDVDLTVLPRTAINIGDARLRGVEAEMVYDYNWGFVNLAGALIDAKVVSGVYSGQALNNTPLDRFSATIGLRMLEDQLTVGAQYLSVGKITRTSRTNPNAVPVVDDGFDLVNVFANWTINDNLKLDFGVDNVFNTAYTDPQSAWSTTAATEQGKGRTFKLALTGRIGG; encoded by the coding sequence ATGACAACGACAACAAACACGACCTTGATGGCCAGCACCGCGCTCGCCTTCGTGCTCGGCCTCTGCGCCGTGCCTTTCGCCAACGCGCAGGAACAGGAACAGGAGAAAAAGGCCGCCGCCAAGAGCGACCGCCTGGCGCCGGCCACTGCCAGGCAGAGCCAGCCCGCGACCATGCTCGACGTGATCACCATCTCGGCGACGATGATCAAGACCGCCGTCATCGAATCGATGGCCGCCATCAGCGCCGTCGACCAGGATGAGCTTGACCGCATTCAACCCGACACCGCCGCCGACATTTTCCGCACCACGCCCGGCGTCGCCGCCTCGATGAATGGCGACGACCCGGCGACCGCCATCAACATTCGCGGCCTGGAACAGTATGGCCGCGTTGTCGTCACGCTGGATGGCGCCCGCCAGGATTACTGGCGCGTCGGCCATGGCTCCGGCTCGTTCTATGTCGAACCCGACCTGATCAAGGAAGCCACCGTCATTCGCGGCCCGGTGTCGAACGCCTATGGTTCGGGCGGCATCGGTGGCGTCGTCTCCTTCGAGACCAAGGACGCCGGCGATTTTCTCAAGCCGCAGGAGAGTTGGGCCCTGAGCGAGAAGCTCGGCTATGAAGACAATGGCGACGGCTTCACCACCAGCACCACCGGCGCTTACCGATTCAGCGATGATGCCGACATCATCGGCAACCTCATCTATCGCGACCGCGACAGCTACACCGACGGCAATGGCGACACCGTGCCATGGACCGGCGAGCGCGTGACAAGCGGTTATCTGAAGACGACGCTGCGTCCGGCCGACGGCCATGAGCTGAAGCTCGGCGCCATCCTGCAGCGCTATAACGACCAGATAACCGGTTCGAGCGGCTCGACCTCGCCGACACTGAGCCGCTACGACACCAACACGACCAACCAGACCTACACCGCCGCCTACACCTGGAAGCCTGACGACAACGACCTGATCGACCTCAGCGCCAACGCCTATCACAACCGCACCCGCGCCGAGCAGACGCAGGCCTGGCCCACCTCGGCGATCGGCAATTTCCGCTTCTACGATGTCGCGACATCAGGCTTCAACGTGAAGAACTCCTCGCGCTTCGACGCCTGGGGCATAGCCCACACGCTGACCTATGGGCTCGACTATTACTATCTCGAGGCCTCCTCGGAAGCCGCGCATTTCGGCGCCGGCGAACAGCAGGGTTATGGCGGCTTCCTGCAATGGCAGGGCGAATACGAGAGCTGGCTGCAGGTGATCACGGCCCTGCGCTATGACGGCTACCAGCTCGACGGCGAGACCCGCTCCGTGCCGCCGGAACAGGCGTCGATCTCCGGAGACCGCTGGTCGCCGCGCCTGACCGTAGGTGTCACGCCGTTCGAAGGCCTCCAGCTGTACGGCACCTACTCCGAAGGCTACCGGGCACCGGGCCTGCAGGATGTCTTCCGGGGCGGCGGCGCGCATGGCGGCGCCGACAGCTACCGGCCCAATCTCCTGCTGCAGCCCGAAACGGCGAAGAACTGGGAGGCCGGTATCAACGTGAAGTACGATGATGTGCTGACGGCGGGCGACCGGCTGCGCGCCAAGGTCAACGTCTTCCGCACCGATGTCGAGGACTACATCGACGTCGACCTCACCGTCCTGCCGCGCACGGCAATCAACATTGGCGACGCGCGCCTCAGGGGTGTCGAGGCCGAGATGGTCTACGACTACAACTGGGGTTTCGTGAACCTCGCCGGCGCGCTGATCGACGCCAAGGTCGTCAGCGGGGTCTATTCCGGCCAGGCCTTGAACAACACGCCGCTCGACCGCTTCTCGGCCACGATCGGCTTGCGCATGCTGGAGGACCAGCTCACCGTTGGCGCGCAATATCTCAGCGTCGGCAAGATTACGCGCACCAGCCGCACCAATCCCAACGCCGTGCCGGTGGTCGACGACGGTTTCGACCTCGTCAATGTCTTCGCCAACTGGACCATCAACGACAATCTCAAGCTCGATTTCGGCGTCGATAACGTCTTCAACACCGCCTACACCGACCCGCAAAGCGCATGGTCGACCACGGCTGCAACGGAACAGGGCAAGGGCCGCACCTTCAAGCTGGCCCTCACCGGCAGGATCGGAGGATGA
- a CDS encoding thioredoxin family protein — protein sequence MPKTESNPIELGTKAADFLLPDAQGVLHRLADFDARPALLVAFISNRCPFVVLIREQLAAFARDYAAKGLQVVAINANDHEAHPEETLARIGEEVDKFGYSFPYLKDASQQAAKAYGAACTPDFFLFGADRRLAYHGQFDDARPGNGKPVTGADLRVAVDTVLEGGRPAADQVPSIGCNIKWSAGNEPVWFAGAARAA from the coding sequence ATGCCGAAGACAGAATCCAATCCGATCGAGCTTGGCACCAAGGCGGCGGACTTCCTGTTGCCCGACGCGCAGGGCGTATTGCACCGGCTGGCCGATTTCGACGCCAGGCCGGCCCTGCTCGTCGCCTTCATCTCCAACCGCTGCCCTTTCGTCGTGCTGATCCGCGAGCAACTCGCCGCCTTCGCCAGGGATTATGCGGCCAAGGGGCTGCAGGTGGTGGCGATCAACGCCAACGACCATGAGGCGCACCCCGAGGAGACGCTCGCCCGCATAGGTGAGGAAGTCGATAAATTCGGTTATTCCTTCCCCTATCTCAAGGACGCCTCGCAGCAGGCGGCCAAGGCCTATGGCGCGGCCTGCACGCCCGACTTCTTCCTGTTCGGCGCCGATCGCCGGCTGGCCTATCACGGCCAGTTCGACGATGCGCGGCCGGGCAATGGCAAGCCGGTAACGGGTGCGGATCTGCGCGTCGCGGTCGATACGGTGCTGGAGGGCGGCAGGCCTGCGGCCGATCAGGTGCCGTCGATCGGCTGCAACATCAAATGGAGCGCCGGCAATGAGCCGGTGTGGTTCGCGGGCGCGGCCCGTGCCGCCTGA
- a CDS encoding FAD-dependent oxidoreductase, whose translation MPQPQRSVSDSLHLQADVLVLGGGPSAAWAAVAAAESGAKVVLADKGYLGTSGATAPSNTGTWCVPPGDNRHAVVERRWQRTGELADQRWMLRCVDTAYRNLLRLSEWGYPFPSEEDGRLYIANLRGPDYMRFMRRRVLLAGVTVLDHHPALELLSDGDAIVGAAGVARQAGHDWRVDANAVVLATGGCAFRERILGGTGLTGDGYLMAAEAGASLSGMEFTGKYTLAPYGSSLNKGLPFRWASFHREDGSPILGPTGEPLRNGIGDREEEVARALIDGPVYARLDQAEPALQGWLRQGQPNCFVPYDRAGIDPFTELFRITLRAEGTVRGTGGVDIVSDDCATGVPGLYVAGDAASREIMTGAVSGGGAVNSSWALASGWWAGKGASIHAKRRGGKAFRGTVQSLGQAGLRPAASPRADIAAGEVIDAVRNEVTPLEGNFFRSGAGLDKSRERLESLWRDVRDHLQGEGLDRVRTREAASIAAAGRWSVAAALHRTESRGMHRRTDVPGKSPDLAHRLVITGVDAFRIAGAPERLAELAS comes from the coding sequence ATGCCCCAGCCACAACGATCCGTGTCCGACAGCTTGCATCTGCAGGCCGATGTGCTGGTGCTCGGCGGCGGGCCGTCCGCGGCCTGGGCGGCGGTCGCGGCGGCTGAGAGCGGCGCCAAGGTTGTGTTGGCCGACAAGGGCTATCTCGGCACCAGCGGCGCCACCGCGCCGTCCAACACAGGCACATGGTGCGTGCCGCCGGGCGACAACAGGCATGCCGTGGTCGAGCGGCGCTGGCAGCGCACCGGCGAGCTCGCCGACCAGCGCTGGATGCTGCGCTGCGTCGACACTGCCTACCGCAACCTGCTCAGGCTTTCCGAATGGGGTTATCCCTTCCCCAGCGAGGAGGACGGCCGGCTCTACATCGCCAATCTGCGCGGTCCCGATTACATGCGCTTCATGCGCCGCCGCGTGCTTCTGGCCGGTGTCACCGTGCTCGACCATCACCCGGCACTCGAACTGCTTTCGGACGGCGATGCCATCGTCGGTGCCGCCGGCGTTGCCCGGCAGGCGGGCCATGACTGGCGCGTCGATGCCAATGCAGTGGTACTGGCGACCGGCGGCTGCGCTTTCCGCGAGCGCATCCTCGGCGGCACCGGCCTGACCGGTGACGGCTATCTGATGGCGGCGGAGGCAGGAGCCAGCCTGTCGGGCATGGAGTTCACCGGCAAATACACGCTGGCACCGTACGGCTCCTCGCTCAACAAGGGGTTGCCGTTCCGCTGGGCCTCGTTCCATCGCGAGGATGGTTCGCCGATCCTCGGGCCGACAGGCGAGCCGTTGCGCAACGGCATTGGCGACCGCGAGGAAGAAGTGGCGCGCGCGCTGATCGATGGTCCGGTCTATGCGCGGCTCGACCAGGCCGAGCCGGCGCTGCAGGGCTGGCTGCGCCAGGGCCAGCCGAATTGCTTCGTGCCCTACGACCGCGCCGGCATCGACCCGTTCACCGAGCTGTTCCGTATCACCTTGCGCGCCGAAGGCACGGTGCGCGGCACGGGCGGCGTCGACATCGTCTCCGACGATTGCGCCACCGGCGTGCCCGGCCTCTATGTAGCCGGTGACGCGGCCAGCCGCGAAATCATGACCGGCGCGGTTTCCGGCGGCGGCGCCGTCAACTCATCCTGGGCGCTGGCCAGCGGCTGGTGGGCGGGCAAGGGCGCCTCGATCCATGCCAAGCGTCGCGGCGGCAAGGCGTTTCGCGGCACCGTGCAATCGCTCGGCCAGGCCGGCTTGAGGCCGGCAGCATCGCCGCGCGCCGACATTGCGGCGGGCGAGGTCATCGACGCCGTGCGCAACGAGGTGACGCCGCTCGAGGGGAATTTCTTCCGCAGCGGTGCCGGTCTCGATAAGAGCCGGGAGCGGCTGGAGAGCCTCTGGCGCGATGTGCGAGACCATCTGCAGGGCGAGGGGCTGGATCGGGTCCGCACACGCGAGGCGGCATCGATCGCCGCGGCCGGGCGCTGGTCGGTGGCTGCCGCGCTGCATCGCACCGAAAGCCGCGGCATGCACCGCCGCACCGACGTGCCGGGCAAGAGCCCTGATCTGGCGCACCGGCTGGTGATCACCGGCGTGGACGCGTTCCGCATTGCCGGCGCGCCCGAGCGGCTCGCGGAGCTGGCGTCATGA